The following are from one region of the Bradyrhizobium septentrionale genome:
- the rplL gene encoding 50S ribosomal protein L7/L12 — MADLQKIVDDLSSLTVLEAAELAKLLEEKWGVSAAAAVAVAGPAGGGAAAAPAEEKTEFTVVLAAAGDKKIEVIKEVRAITGLGLKEAKDLVEGAPKPVKEGVNKDEAEKVKAQLEKAGAKVELK, encoded by the coding sequence ATGGCTGACTTGCAGAAAATCGTCGACGACCTCTCGAGCCTCACCGTGCTCGAAGCGGCCGAACTCGCCAAGCTCCTCGAAGAAAAGTGGGGCGTCTCCGCCGCTGCCGCCGTCGCGGTGGCCGGCCCGGCCGGTGGCGGTGCTGCCGCTGCTCCGGCTGAAGAGAAGACCGAGTTCACTGTCGTGCTGGCTGCTGCCGGCGACAAGAAGATCGAAGTCATCAAGGAAGTCCGCGCCATCACCGGCCTGGGCCTGAAGGAAGCCAAGGACCTCGTCGAAGGCGCCCCGAAGCCCGTCAAGGAAGGCGTCAACAAGGACGAGGCCGAGAAGGTCAAGGCCCAGCTCGAGAAGGCTGGCGCCAAGGTCGAGCTCAAGTAA
- the rplJ gene encoding 50S ribosomal protein L10 produces MERAAKKESVEQLNEAFKATSVAIVAHYSGLTVAQMQKLRMQMKQAGASVKVSKNRLAKIALEGTDVAAIGSLLKGPTVIATSNDPVAAPKVAVEFAKANEKFVILGGSMGKTVLNVDSVKALASLPSLDELRGKIVGLLVAPATKLAQLSNAPAAKLARVIQAHASKSEAA; encoded by the coding sequence GTGGAACGAGCGGCAAAAAAAGAGTCGGTCGAACAACTCAACGAGGCCTTCAAGGCCACGTCGGTTGCGATCGTTGCTCACTATTCCGGCCTCACCGTGGCCCAGATGCAGAAGCTGCGCATGCAGATGAAGCAGGCGGGTGCGTCGGTGAAGGTCTCGAAGAACCGTCTCGCCAAAATTGCTCTTGAAGGCACTGACGTCGCTGCCATCGGTTCCCTGCTGAAGGGGCCGACCGTGATCGCTACTTCGAACGATCCGGTTGCGGCGCCAAAGGTTGCCGTCGAATTCGCCAAGGCGAACGAGAAGTTCGTCATCCTCGGCGGCTCGATGGGCAAAACCGTCCTGAATGTCGACAGCGTGAAGGCGCTTGCCTCACTGCCGTCGCTTGACGAACTGCGCGGCAAGATCGTGGGCCTCCTCGTGGCGCCGGCGACCAAGCTGGCTCAGCTCTCGAACGCGCCCGCGGCCAAGCTCGCACGCGTCATTCAGGCTCATGCCTCAAAGAGCGAAGCGGCCTGA
- the sigJ gene encoding RNA polymerase sigma factor SigJ, whose product MSSSRPPESDPLGPYRARLTGLAYRMLGSRSDADDVVQDAWLRFAAADDVHNPEAFLVTVVTRLCLDRLKSARAQREVYVGAWLPEPVFDESLSAEAATELADDLSFALMLALDALSPLERAAFLLHDVFDRPFAEVARALERSEVACRQLAARARRTVRDSRPAPAAPPEGHARLLTAFCQAAASGDVSALADLLREDAIAITDGGGRKLAALNPIKGAEKIVRFIIGIAGKNAGSEVRVEPMMVNGSAGALVLLDGEIDHTLSLAIDAATNRIAAIYVVRNPDKLRHAPRRN is encoded by the coding sequence ATGTCATCAAGCAGGCCGCCTGAATCCGACCCGCTCGGCCCGTATCGTGCGCGGCTGACCGGGCTCGCTTATCGCATGCTCGGCAGCCGCAGCGACGCCGACGATGTGGTGCAGGACGCTTGGCTGCGCTTCGCCGCGGCGGACGACGTTCACAATCCCGAGGCGTTCCTCGTCACGGTGGTGACCCGGCTCTGCCTCGACCGGCTGAAGAGCGCCCGCGCCCAGCGCGAGGTCTATGTCGGCGCATGGCTGCCCGAGCCGGTGTTCGACGAGAGCCTGTCGGCCGAGGCGGCCACCGAACTTGCCGACGATCTCTCCTTCGCCCTGATGCTGGCGCTCGACGCCTTGTCACCGCTCGAGCGCGCCGCGTTCCTGCTGCACGATGTGTTCGACCGGCCGTTTGCGGAAGTCGCGCGCGCGCTCGAGCGCAGCGAGGTGGCTTGCCGCCAGCTCGCGGCGCGCGCCCGGCGGACCGTGCGCGACAGCCGCCCTGCCCCGGCGGCGCCGCCCGAAGGCCACGCAAGATTGCTGACGGCATTCTGCCAGGCCGCGGCCAGCGGCGATGTCTCCGCTCTGGCCGATCTGCTGCGCGAGGATGCGATCGCGATCACCGATGGCGGCGGCCGCAAGCTGGCGGCGCTGAACCCGATCAAGGGAGCCGAGAAGATCGTCCGCTTCATCATCGGCATCGCCGGCAAGAATGCCGGCAGCGAGGTTCGCGTCGAGCCGATGATGGTCAACGGCAGCGCAGGCGCGCTGGTCCTGCTCGATGGCGAGATCGACCACACGCTCAGCCTGGCGATCGACGCCGCAACCAACCGGATCGCGGCGATCTACGTCGTCCGCAACCCCGACAAGCTGCGCCACGCCCCGCGCCGGAATTGA
- a CDS encoding 2-hydroxyacid dehydrogenase, which translates to MPDKVLVYSRFPRNELVRFGERYELLNAAGKRLTEVFSAAELGDIRAMITAGGTPLGGEAMDMLPKLGAIICYGTGYEGIDLAAAARRGIAVGHSPGANAASVADIAVTLMLAAARRLPVADNYVRSGDWIGAKPSPMMRPQAGMRGRKVGVYGLGEIGRKIAARVAAFETEVGYFSRSRQDVPYQHFPSLEALADWCSVLMIAVRAGTDTVHAVNADILRRLGSSGIVVNISRGSVIDQKALVTALADQSIAGAGLDVFAREPHAPDELTALPNVVLSPHIGGHTLESHVAMQDCVLANLEAFFAGKPLAFPVPSAS; encoded by the coding sequence ATGCCCGATAAGGTCCTGGTCTATTCACGCTTTCCCAGAAACGAACTGGTGCGCTTCGGTGAGCGCTACGAGCTCTTGAATGCGGCGGGCAAGCGGCTGACCGAGGTGTTTTCGGCGGCGGAGCTTGGCGATATCCGGGCGATGATCACGGCGGGTGGGACCCCGCTCGGCGGTGAGGCGATGGACATGCTGCCGAAGCTCGGCGCAATCATCTGCTACGGCACCGGATATGAGGGGATCGATCTTGCCGCCGCCGCAAGGCGCGGAATTGCGGTCGGCCACAGCCCCGGCGCCAATGCCGCCTCCGTTGCCGACATCGCGGTGACGCTGATGCTGGCGGCGGCCCGCCGCCTGCCGGTCGCCGACAATTACGTCCGCAGCGGCGACTGGATCGGCGCCAAGCCGTCGCCGATGATGCGGCCGCAGGCCGGCATGCGCGGCCGCAAGGTCGGCGTCTACGGCCTCGGCGAGATCGGCCGCAAGATCGCGGCGCGCGTCGCAGCCTTCGAAACCGAGGTCGGCTATTTCAGCCGGTCACGGCAGGACGTGCCGTATCAGCATTTTCCGAGCCTCGAGGCGCTTGCCGACTGGTGCAGCGTGCTGATGATCGCGGTGCGCGCCGGTACGGACACCGTCCATGCCGTCAATGCCGACATCCTGCGCCGGCTCGGCAGCAGCGGGATCGTGGTCAATATCTCGCGCGGCTCCGTCATCGACCAGAAGGCGCTGGTTACGGCCCTTGCCGATCAGTCTATCGCGGGCGCCGGCCTCGATGTGTTTGCCAGGGAGCCGCACGCGCCCGACGAACTGACGGCGCTGCCCAACGTCGTGCTGTCCCCGCATATCGGCGGCCACACCCTGGAATCGCATGTGGCGATGCAGGACTGCGTGCTCGCCAATCTCGAGGCGTTCTTCGCCGGCAAGCCGCTCGCCTTTCCGGTGCCGTCGGCGTCCTGA
- the rplA gene encoding 50S ribosomal protein L1, whose amino-acid sequence MAIGKRLKKAREGVDREKLYPLADAIKMVKERAKSKFDETIEIAINLGVDPRHADQMVRGVVNLPNGTGRTLRVGVFARGAKAEEAKAAGADVVGAEDLVEKVQGGAIDFDRCIATPDMMPLVGRLGKVLGPRGMMPNPKIGTVTMDVTNAVKGAKGGSVEFRVEKAGIVQAGIGKASFSEDKLVENVKALADAVSKAKPAGSKGTYIQRVAVSSTMGPGVKVEPGTILG is encoded by the coding sequence ATGGCAATCGGAAAGCGTTTGAAGAAGGCCCGCGAGGGCGTCGATCGCGAGAAGCTCTACCCGCTCGCGGATGCCATCAAGATGGTCAAGGAGCGCGCCAAGTCGAAATTCGACGAGACGATCGAGATCGCGATCAATCTCGGCGTCGACCCGCGCCACGCCGACCAGATGGTCCGCGGCGTCGTCAACCTGCCGAACGGTACCGGCCGCACGCTGCGCGTCGGCGTGTTCGCGCGCGGCGCCAAGGCTGAGGAAGCCAAGGCCGCCGGTGCCGACGTCGTCGGTGCCGAGGACCTGGTCGAGAAGGTGCAGGGCGGTGCGATCGATTTCGACCGCTGTATCGCCACCCCCGACATGATGCCGCTGGTCGGCCGCCTCGGTAAGGTCCTCGGTCCGCGCGGCATGATGCCGAACCCGAAGATCGGCACCGTGACCATGGACGTCACCAACGCCGTGAAGGGCGCCAAGGGCGGCTCGGTCGAGTTCCGCGTCGAGAAGGCCGGCATCGTGCAGGCCGGCATCGGCAAGGCCTCGTTCTCCGAGGACAAGCTGGTCGAGAACGTCAAGGCGCTCGCGGATGCGGTCTCCAAGGCGAAGCCGGCGGGTTCCAAGGGCACCTACATCCAGCGCGTGGCGGTTTCCTCCACCATGGGCCCGGGCGTGAAGGTCGAGCCGGGCACGATCCTCGGCTGA
- the rplK gene encoding 50S ribosomal protein L11: protein MAKKVTGYLKLQVPAGAANPSPPIGPALGQRGLNIMEFCKAFNAQTQKEEKNTPIPVVITIYADRSFTFEMKTPPMSFFLKQAAKIQSGSKAPGRDKAGKVTKAQVREIAEKKMKDLNCDTIESAMKMVEGSARSMGLEVAG from the coding sequence ATGGCAAAGAAAGTGACCGGATACCTGAAGCTTCAGGTCCCGGCCGGTGCGGCGAATCCTTCGCCCCCGATCGGTCCCGCGCTTGGTCAGCGCGGTCTCAACATCATGGAGTTCTGCAAGGCGTTCAACGCGCAGACCCAGAAGGAAGAGAAGAATACCCCAATCCCGGTGGTGATCACGATCTACGCCGATCGTTCGTTCACCTTCGAGATGAAGACGCCCCCGATGTCGTTCTTCCTCAAGCAGGCTGCCAAGATCCAGTCCGGCTCGAAGGCGCCGGGCCGTGACAAGGCCGGCAAGGTGACCAAGGCGCAGGTGCGCGAGATCGCCGAGAAGAAGATGAAGGACTTGAATTGCGACACCATCGAATCGGCCATGAAGATGGTCGAGGGCTCTGCCCGTTCGATGGGTCTGGAAGTTGCGGGGTAA
- the nusG gene encoding transcription termination/antitermination protein NusG — translation MDKRWYIVHAYSNFEKKVAESIREQAKQRGLEELFEQVLVPTEKVTEVRRGRKIDAERKFFPGYVLVKMKLTDEAFHLIKNTPKVTGFLGAENKPMPISESEAMRILHQVQEGVERPKASVSFEIGENVRVADGPFASFSGVVEEIDEARSRVKVAVSIFGRATPVELEFGQVEKVV, via the coding sequence ATGGACAAGCGCTGGTATATCGTCCACGCCTATTCGAATTTCGAGAAGAAGGTGGCGGAATCGATCCGCGAGCAGGCCAAGCAGCGCGGGCTGGAAGAGCTGTTCGAGCAGGTGCTGGTGCCGACCGAGAAGGTCACCGAGGTGCGCCGCGGCCGCAAGATCGACGCCGAGCGCAAGTTCTTCCCGGGCTATGTGCTGGTCAAGATGAAGCTGACCGACGAGGCGTTCCATCTGATCAAGAACACCCCGAAGGTGACCGGCTTCCTCGGCGCGGAAAACAAGCCGATGCCGATCTCGGAATCCGAGGCGATGCGGATCCTGCATCAGGTGCAGGAGGGCGTGGAGCGTCCGAAGGCGTCGGTGTCGTTCGAAATCGGCGAGAACGTGCGCGTGGCCGACGGCCCGTTCGCCTCGTTCTCCGGCGTGGTGGAAGAAATCGACGAGGCGCGTTCGCGCGTGAAGGTCGCGGTGTCGATCTTCGGACGCGCGACCCCCGTGGAACTGGAATTCGGTCAGGTCGAAAAGGTGGTCTGA
- the secE gene encoding preprotein translocase subunit SecE translates to MAFSPFKFLQEVRSETAKVTWPTRRETTITTIMVFVMVALASVFFFAADQIIRYLITLILGIH, encoded by the coding sequence ATGGCTTTCAGCCCGTTCAAATTCCTGCAGGAAGTGCGCTCGGAGACCGCCAAGGTCACCTGGCCGACGCGTCGCGAGACGACCATCACCACCATCATGGTGTTCGTGATGGTGGCGCTGGCCTCGGTCTTCTTCTTCGCCGCGGACCAGATCATCCGCTATCTCATCACGCTGATCCTGGGCATCCACTGA
- a CDS encoding ATP-binding protein → MGWAQPLLPRSIAAQLMSLVALSELIGITLAAVTVIFLFDSPSINDTQKFLAGRVSEVAQLLRSTKTPADADELLAAARRGGLDVRRVALSELVPRTAGETRPFSIRAFRQLAAESGIELLEELRHPAGSSSQVVVKLDDGHALMADVAVNGGFWSILLRPAAGGAIILLISMLLLSVYAVRWVIAPLAEVASAATSFGRSPRAPEALRRRGPLEIAQVADALNDMRTRIRALLDDRTRMLAAISHDLRTPLTRLRLRAERVGEDTLRPAMLGDIAKITRMINETLEYLRDDARSEAVSHIDLPSFLQTICSEFADLGHAVSYAGPARLPYACRPRALSRAVTNVVENAVKHGSTVAVALRPTDSNHIEIEVVDDGPGIPPALRDKVFEPFFKADSARQDSGGFGLGLSIAQDIAKRHGGSIELKPWEPVGLRVSMLLPLKSVLA, encoded by the coding sequence ATGGGATGGGCGCAGCCGCTGCTGCCGCGCAGCATCGCTGCGCAACTCATGAGCCTCGTCGCGCTCTCGGAACTGATCGGCATCACGCTCGCAGCGGTGACCGTGATTTTTCTGTTCGATTCTCCCTCGATCAACGACACGCAGAAGTTTCTTGCGGGGCGGGTCTCGGAGGTCGCGCAGCTGCTGCGTTCCACAAAGACGCCAGCCGACGCGGATGAACTGCTGGCCGCGGCCAGGCGCGGCGGTCTCGATGTCAGGCGCGTCGCATTGAGCGAACTCGTGCCGAGAACGGCCGGAGAGACGCGGCCGTTTTCCATACGAGCGTTTCGGCAACTGGCGGCCGAGTCTGGAATTGAGTTGCTGGAGGAACTGCGCCATCCGGCAGGTTCGTCGTCCCAGGTGGTCGTGAAGCTCGACGACGGCCACGCGTTGATGGCCGACGTCGCGGTCAATGGCGGCTTTTGGTCCATTCTGCTCCGCCCAGCGGCCGGAGGGGCAATCATCCTGCTGATATCCATGCTGCTGCTGTCGGTCTATGCGGTGCGCTGGGTGATCGCGCCGCTGGCCGAAGTCGCGAGCGCCGCAACCTCGTTCGGCCGCTCGCCGCGGGCTCCCGAGGCGCTGCGCCGGCGCGGTCCGCTTGAAATCGCCCAGGTCGCCGACGCCCTGAACGACATGCGCACCCGGATCCGCGCGCTGCTCGACGATCGCACCCGCATGCTGGCCGCAATCAGTCATGACCTGCGGACGCCGCTGACGCGGCTCAGGCTGCGCGCCGAGCGTGTCGGAGAAGATACTCTGCGCCCGGCAATGCTGGGCGATATCGCCAAGATCACGCGCATGATCAACGAGACGCTGGAGTATCTTCGCGACGATGCGCGTTCGGAGGCAGTCTCGCACATCGACCTGCCGAGCTTTCTGCAGACCATCTGTTCCGAGTTCGCCGATTTGGGCCACGCGGTGTCCTATGCCGGGCCTGCGCGTCTTCCCTATGCCTGTCGGCCCCGCGCCCTGTCGCGCGCCGTCACCAATGTCGTGGAGAACGCAGTCAAGCACGGCAGCACGGTCGCGGTCGCGCTCCGTCCCACCGACTCGAACCACATTGAGATCGAGGTGGTTGACGACGGGCCCGGCATCCCGCCGGCGCTGCGCGACAAGGTGTTCGAACCCTTCTTCAAGGCTGATAGCGCACGGCAGGATAGCGGCGGCTTTGGGCTGGGGCTGTCGATCGCCCAGGATATTGCCAAACGCCATGGTGGCAGCATCGAACTGAAGCCGTGGGAGCCGGTCGGATTGCGGGTATCGATGCTGCTGCCGCTGAAGTCCGTCCTGGCCTAG
- a CDS encoding response regulator — protein sequence MQILEYDLVAFPVTNARILCVEDDADIARMLAEVLQDNGFRVVLVGSAIEMDALLKRESFDLIVLDVMLPGEDGLSICRRLRMSSSIPIIMVTARSEDIDRILGLELGADDYVTKPFNSRELVARIRALLRRVESGTASRSRPRPLTFAGWRINPTTRELHDPAGVRITLTGAEFDLLLAFCRNPGQVLSREQLIEQAFGGLIASVERSVDVHISRIRQKIEPDPKDRTMIRTVRLGGYLFTPAVEQI from the coding sequence ATGCAAATCCTGGAATACGACCTCGTGGCTTTCCCCGTCACCAACGCGCGCATCCTCTGCGTCGAGGACGACGCCGATATCGCGCGCATGCTGGCCGAAGTCCTCCAGGACAACGGCTTCAGAGTGGTGCTGGTCGGTTCGGCCATCGAGATGGATGCGCTGCTCAAGCGCGAGAGCTTCGATCTCATCGTGCTCGACGTGATGCTGCCGGGCGAGGACGGGCTGAGCATCTGCCGACGCCTGCGCATGTCGTCCTCGATTCCCATCATCATGGTTACGGCACGGAGCGAGGACATCGACCGCATCCTTGGCCTCGAACTCGGCGCCGACGACTATGTCACCAAGCCGTTCAATTCGCGCGAGCTGGTGGCCCGCATCCGCGCGCTGTTGCGCCGGGTCGAGAGCGGCACTGCGTCGCGCTCGCGACCGCGTCCTTTGACCTTCGCCGGTTGGCGGATCAATCCCACCACGCGCGAACTGCATGACCCCGCCGGTGTCCGGATCACGCTGACCGGGGCCGAGTTCGACCTGTTGCTGGCGTTCTGCCGCAATCCGGGGCAGGTGCTGTCGCGCGAACAGCTGATCGAGCAGGCCTTCGGCGGCCTGATCGCATCGGTCGAGCGCAGCGTCGACGTCCATATCAGCCGCATCAGGCAGAAGATCGAGCCGGATCCGAAGGACCGGACGATGATCAGGACGGTGCGGCTCGGCGGTTACCTCTTCACGCCTGCGGTCGAGCAGATCTGA
- a CDS encoding DUF3313 domain-containing protein codes for MRLEFLPGAAAAAQGTGRASRDGQRNRSSSLAGAALAMVLLSGCASAPMTRGGSLASYDNLTQSDGLLAKSLVRVNKDDVLAAKTIHIVPATFSQGASPTLSQEQRKLVANAIDRSLCVGLSERLQVVALDQPADLTAYARVTQAAPTDEVAAGASKVVGILPTALGAGVPVPVPRLPVGLGSLTVEAEVRDPASRQQAAMIWARGANSFTSSPMVSSAGDAYELASSFSDDFSKLVVTGTTPFGKPPDLPSFDKIGASFGGKPKYAACEAFGRNPGLVGMAAGKLGLPPEWSDKGAPTAGQ; via the coding sequence ATGAGATTAGAATTTCTGCCGGGCGCTGCGGCTGCTGCGCAGGGCACGGGCCGGGCGTCGCGCGATGGCCAGCGCAATCGCTCATCCTCACTTGCCGGCGCTGCTCTTGCGATGGTGTTGTTGTCGGGCTGTGCCAGCGCGCCGATGACGCGGGGCGGATCACTAGCGTCCTACGACAATCTCACGCAATCCGACGGGCTGCTGGCGAAGTCGCTGGTTCGCGTCAACAAGGACGACGTCCTTGCCGCAAAGACCATCCATATCGTTCCTGCGACCTTCTCGCAGGGCGCGTCGCCGACGCTGTCGCAAGAGCAGAGGAAGCTGGTGGCCAATGCCATCGATCGTTCGCTCTGCGTCGGCCTGAGCGAGCGGCTTCAGGTCGTTGCGCTCGATCAGCCTGCGGATCTCACCGCATACGCGCGCGTCACGCAGGCGGCGCCGACGGACGAAGTCGCTGCGGGCGCTTCCAAGGTGGTCGGCATCCTGCCGACCGCGCTCGGCGCAGGCGTGCCCGTGCCGGTGCCGCGGTTGCCGGTCGGGCTCGGCAGCCTGACGGTCGAAGCCGAGGTGCGCGATCCGGCCAGCCGCCAGCAGGCGGCGATGATCTGGGCTCGCGGCGCAAATTCATTCACCAGTTCGCCGATGGTCTCGAGTGCCGGTGACGCCTACGAACTCGCCTCCTCGTTCAGTGACGATTTCAGCAAGCTCGTGGTCACCGGAACTACGCCGTTCGGAAAGCCACCGGACCTGCCATCGTTCGACAAGATCGGCGCGTCGTTCGGCGGCAAGCCGAAATACGCAGCCTGCGAAGCGTTCGGGCGCAATCCCGGCCTGGTCGGGATGGCCGCCGGCAAGCTCGGATTGCCGCCGGAGTGGTCGGACAAGGGAGCGCCGACAGCGGGCCAGTGA
- a CDS encoding acyl-CoA synthetase, whose amino-acid sequence MSGDIAATIQRAREHSIGDLLRRSAKRYPNKTALICGAVSWTFAEMDAICNRLGRGLLALGVAKGDRLAVLSRNSHGFAALRFAVARIGAILVPINFMLNPDEINFILANSGAKLLAVGPDFVETAHAAAAKGSAVETLIWLPGEDPATAPEGITTFDNLLHSDASAPDVSVDSRDPAQIIYTSGTESLPKGAILTHEAVMWQYVSCIIDGGMTTDDTVLHALPLYHCAQLDVFLGPAIYLGATSLITGKPVPDNVLALIAAHSINAFFAPPTIWIAMLRSPSFDRTDLSTLRKGYYGASIMPVEVLLELQRRLPDVKFWNFYGQTEIAPLATVLAPEDQLPKAGSAGKPAINVETWVVNSDMTDVGVGEVGEIVHRSPHLLSGYYNDPVKTAAAFAGGWFHSGDLATVDAEGYITVVDRVKDMIKSGGENVASREVEEMIYRLPAVSEVAVVGLPDPRWIEAVTAIVVVKAGARLEADAVIKHCAASMAHFKVPKQVIFVDSLPKNPSGKLLKRELRQRYLGGATLDQAVQKSFAG is encoded by the coding sequence ATGAGCGGAGATATCGCAGCAACCATTCAACGCGCCCGCGAGCACAGCATCGGCGACCTGCTGCGCCGGTCGGCCAAGCGCTACCCCAACAAGACCGCGCTGATCTGCGGCGCGGTGAGCTGGACCTTTGCGGAGATGGACGCGATCTGCAACCGGCTCGGGCGCGGATTGCTCGCGCTTGGCGTCGCGAAGGGCGACCGGCTCGCGGTGCTGTCGCGCAACTCCCATGGCTTCGCCGCGCTGCGCTTCGCGGTGGCGCGGATCGGTGCGATCCTGGTGCCGATCAACTTCATGCTCAATCCGGACGAGATCAATTTCATCCTCGCCAATTCCGGCGCAAAACTGCTCGCGGTCGGCCCGGATTTCGTGGAGACCGCGCACGCCGCGGCCGCCAAGGGCTCGGCGGTCGAAACCCTGATCTGGCTGCCGGGCGAGGACCCGGCCACCGCGCCAGAGGGCATCACGACCTTCGACAACCTGCTGCACAGCGACGCATCCGCACCTGATGTCTCGGTCGACAGCCGCGATCCAGCACAGATCATCTACACCAGCGGCACCGAGTCGTTGCCGAAGGGCGCGATCCTCACCCATGAAGCCGTGATGTGGCAGTATGTCAGCTGCATCATCGACGGCGGCATGACGACCGACGACACCGTGCTGCACGCGCTGCCGCTCTATCACTGCGCACAGCTCGACGTCTTCCTGGGCCCCGCGATCTATCTCGGCGCCACCAGTCTCATTACCGGCAAGCCGGTGCCTGACAATGTGCTGGCGCTGATCGCAGCCCACAGCATCAACGCGTTCTTCGCGCCGCCGACGATCTGGATCGCGATGCTGCGCTCGCCTTCGTTCGATCGCACCGATCTGTCGACCCTGCGCAAGGGCTATTACGGCGCCTCGATCATGCCGGTCGAGGTGCTGCTCGAACTGCAGCGCCGGCTGCCCGATGTGAAGTTCTGGAATTTCTACGGCCAGACCGAGATCGCACCGCTCGCAACCGTGCTGGCGCCGGAAGACCAGCTGCCGAAGGCCGGATCAGCCGGCAAGCCCGCGATCAATGTCGAGACGTGGGTGGTGAATTCCGACATGACCGACGTCGGGGTCGGGGAGGTCGGCGAAATCGTGCATCGTTCGCCGCATCTGTTGTCCGGCTACTACAACGACCCGGTCAAGACCGCGGCCGCGTTCGCCGGCGGCTGGTTTCATTCCGGCGATCTCGCGACTGTCGATGCCGAGGGCTACATCACCGTGGTCGATCGCGTGAAGGACATGATCAAGAGCGGCGGCGAGAACGTCGCTAGCCGCGAGGTCGAGGAGATGATCTACCGGCTGCCTGCGGTGTCGGAGGTGGCGGTGGTCGGGCTGCCCGATCCGCGCTGGATCGAGGCGGTGACCGCGATCGTGGTGGTCAAGGCCGGCGCGCGCCTCGAGGCCGACGCCGTCATCAAGCATTGCGCGGCGTCGATGGCCCATTTCAAGGTGCCGAAGCAGGTCATCTTCGTCGACAGCCTGCCGAAGAACCCGAGCGGCAAGCTGCTCAAGCGCGAGTTGCGCCAGCGCTATCTCGGCGGCGCCACGCTCGACCAGGCGGTCCAGAAGAGCTTTGCCGGATAG
- a CDS encoding FadR/GntR family transcriptional regulator, producing the protein MPATPLFRRIDVAPAYQKVADAIEREIINGRIKPGEPIGTEQQLVAQFGVNRSTVREGIRVLEEGGLIRRDSSRRLQACLPRYNKLATRLSRALILHEVTFRELFETSMTLEVASVEGAVERATEENIAELAGNLERSAAVVGSPADLAELDAEFHVLMAKASQNRVLQLAREPAAQLFFPTTEMIVGGVPEGGTRLIEAHRHILDAIKRRDKEAGVLWTRRHLQDWRRGFEKIASLDRSVEHTYMEHAYAARQ; encoded by the coding sequence ATGCCCGCCACGCCGCTGTTCCGGCGCATCGATGTCGCGCCGGCCTACCAGAAGGTCGCGGACGCGATCGAACGCGAAATCATCAACGGCCGGATCAAGCCGGGCGAGCCGATCGGCACCGAGCAGCAGCTCGTCGCGCAGTTCGGTGTCAACCGCTCGACGGTGCGCGAAGGCATTCGCGTGCTCGAGGAGGGCGGTCTGATCCGCCGCGATTCCAGCCGCCGCTTGCAGGCCTGCCTGCCGCGCTACAACAAGCTCGCCACCCGGCTGTCGCGCGCGCTGATCCTGCACGAGGTGACGTTCCGCGAATTGTTCGAGACCTCGATGACGCTGGAGGTCGCGAGCGTCGAGGGCGCGGTGGAGCGCGCGACCGAGGAGAACATCGCCGAGCTTGCCGGCAATCTCGAGCGCAGCGCGGCGGTGGTCGGCAGTCCGGCTGATCTTGCCGAACTCGATGCGGAATTCCACGTGCTGATGGCCAAGGCCTCGCAGAACCGCGTGCTGCAGCTCGCGCGAGAGCCCGCCGCGCAGCTGTTCTTTCCGACCACCGAGATGATCGTCGGCGGCGTGCCGGAGGGCGGCACGCGCCTCATCGAGGCGCATCGCCATATCCTTGATGCGATCAAGCGGCGCGACAAGGAGGCCGGCGTGCTGTGGACGCGGCGGCATTTGCAGGACTGGCGACGCGGCTTCGAGAAGATCGCCTCGCTCGATCGCTCGGTCGAGCACACCTACATGGAACACGCTTACGCCGCCCGGCAGTAG